From the genome of Cytobacillus firmus, one region includes:
- a CDS encoding transglycosylase domain-containing protein — protein MKEKFQMLMDKLRQTPGLFGNKKAAKGASITYQVIWNLTLLFIILAVIGGAFAGGLGAGYFASLVKDEPIRSYASMKKDIYDYEETSELYFANNVYLGKLRTDLEREEVKLDDVSEHLINAVVATEDEYFYEHDGVVPKAIMRALFQEVTNSSVQSGGSTLTQQLIKNQILTNEVSFERKAKEILLALRLEKFFDKKEILEAYLNVSTFGRNATGRNIAGVEAAAKGIFGVSAKELTLPQAAFIAGLPQSPFGYTPFTREGTVKENLEPGFSRMKTVLKRMYDDGKIDQKQYEEALAYDLTKDFTTASESPLEKYPYLTYEIEERAVKIMTKILAKNDGYEEQDLKEDDELREEYRTLADRTIRQNGFQIHTTINKDIYDKMQQVKDNYPYYGPDKPETVKDPETGENKQIMEPVEVGAILIENKTGKIISFVGGRDHKREQLNHATSALRQNGSTMKPLLVYAPAIELGKAAPGTILPDVPLHLAPGLNRPWPKNYTNTYSGLVSARHALKHSYNVPAVKLYKDIVGQRPASYLEKMGFTSLIGPDYTNLSTSIGSLEYGVTVEENTNAFTTFANGGKFIDAYMIEKITDKDGNVIFQHKSEPVDVFSPQTAYLTIDMMRDVINSGTATSIKSRLKFGSDWAGKTGTGTEFIDAWFVATNPNVTFGIWSGYDTPKSLKAPGPLSYSLRNNYLWADLMNAAYDVAPDLVDPSESFKMPGGIVRRSFCAISGLLPSEACSKAGLVETDLFNAKFVPTKVDDSLGNGKLVRIGDKKYMALDSTPEEFTEPGMVVNPEYIQKLFGIKSNLSTLIPNKERWKSILTSADQLKDNGKAPAAPGIKASGETITWGAHPEKDVIGYRVYNGGKKVGTIKAGSSLSFKAGSGSIHVTAVDIAGRESAPSNAVEIGKKPEEEKPKEEKPKEDKPKEDKPKEDKPKDPPAEEKPKEEKPSESGEDGETSAENG, from the coding sequence ATGAAAGAAAAGTTTCAAATGTTAATGGATAAATTGAGGCAGACTCCGGGCCTTTTTGGTAATAAGAAAGCCGCTAAAGGCGCAAGTATAACATACCAGGTCATCTGGAATCTTACTTTGCTTTTTATCATCCTGGCTGTGATTGGCGGTGCATTCGCTGGGGGACTCGGAGCTGGTTATTTCGCTTCGCTTGTAAAGGATGAGCCCATCAGATCCTATGCCAGCATGAAAAAGGATATTTATGACTATGAAGAAACATCAGAACTATACTTTGCAAATAATGTATATCTCGGAAAGCTCAGAACAGACCTTGAACGTGAGGAAGTTAAGCTTGATGATGTTTCGGAACACTTAATTAACGCAGTAGTAGCTACTGAAGATGAGTATTTCTACGAACATGACGGTGTGGTGCCAAAAGCGATAATGCGCGCACTGTTCCAGGAAGTAACAAATTCATCTGTTCAATCCGGCGGAAGTACACTGACACAGCAGCTGATAAAGAACCAAATCTTAACGAATGAAGTTTCTTTCGAGCGGAAAGCAAAAGAAATTCTGCTTGCTTTGCGGCTGGAAAAATTCTTTGATAAAAAAGAAATATTGGAAGCCTACCTCAATGTTTCCACTTTTGGAAGAAATGCAACCGGACGTAATATTGCCGGAGTTGAAGCAGCTGCCAAAGGTATATTTGGGGTGAGTGCAAAAGAATTAACATTGCCTCAGGCCGCTTTCATAGCAGGGCTTCCTCAGAGTCCATTCGGCTACACTCCCTTTACAAGGGAGGGAACGGTCAAAGAGAATCTGGAACCGGGTTTCTCAAGGATGAAAACCGTTCTGAAAAGAATGTATGATGACGGAAAGATTGACCAGAAGCAATACGAGGAAGCTTTGGCATATGACTTGACAAAGGATTTCACTACAGCTTCTGAGAGCCCTTTGGAAAAGTATCCATATTTAACGTATGAAATAGAAGAACGTGCAGTAAAAATCATGACTAAAATTCTCGCAAAAAATGACGGATATGAAGAACAGGACTTAAAAGAAGATGACGAGCTCCGCGAGGAATACAGAACCCTTGCAGACCGGACAATCCGCCAGAATGGCTTCCAAATTCATACGACCATTAACAAGGATATTTATGATAAGATGCAGCAGGTCAAAGATAACTACCCTTATTACGGCCCTGATAAACCTGAGACAGTGAAGGATCCGGAAACTGGAGAAAACAAGCAAATCATGGAGCCCGTAGAAGTTGGTGCGATCTTAATTGAAAATAAAACCGGGAAAATTATCAGCTTTGTCGGCGGACGCGATCACAAACGCGAGCAGCTGAACCATGCTACAAGCGCTCTAAGGCAAAATGGTTCAACCATGAAGCCGCTTTTAGTCTATGCTCCGGCAATAGAACTGGGAAAGGCAGCGCCGGGCACTATTCTTCCTGATGTGCCGCTGCACCTTGCTCCGGGACTAAACAGACCTTGGCCAAAGAACTATACAAATACCTATAGCGGGCTCGTTTCGGCCAGACATGCACTTAAGCATTCATACAATGTCCCTGCTGTAAAGCTCTATAAAGATATAGTCGGACAGCGGCCTGCTTCTTACCTGGAAAAAATGGGCTTTACTTCTCTTATCGGCCCTGACTATACAAACTTGTCTACATCCATCGGATCACTGGAATACGGTGTAACTGTAGAAGAAAATACAAACGCATTTACTACATTTGCTAATGGCGGGAAATTTATTGACGCCTATATGATTGAAAAAATTACAGATAAAGACGGGAACGTCATATTCCAGCATAAGTCCGAGCCTGTTGATGTATTTAGCCCGCAGACAGCGTACCTTACAATCGATATGATGAGAGACGTTATTAACAGCGGAACTGCCACATCGATTAAGAGCAGATTGAAGTTCGGTTCTGATTGGGCGGGGAAAACAGGTACTGGTACTGAATTCATAGATGCCTGGTTTGTGGCAACCAACCCGAATGTCACCTTCGGCATCTGGTCTGGTTATGATACGCCTAAATCATTGAAGGCTCCTGGCCCATTAAGCTATAGCCTGCGAAATAATTATCTGTGGGCTGACCTGATGAATGCAGCATATGATGTTGCCCCTGACCTTGTGGACCCGAGCGAAAGCTTTAAAATGCCGGGCGGAATCGTAAGACGTTCATTCTGTGCTATTTCCGGCCTGCTCCCTTCAGAGGCATGTTCAAAGGCTGGCCTGGTCGAGACTGATTTATTCAATGCCAAATTTGTTCCTACAAAAGTGGATGACAGCCTCGGCAATGGAAAACTTGTAAGAATTGGCGATAAAAAATATATGGCACTTGATTCAACACCAGAAGAGTTTACTGAACCTGGAATGGTAGTCAATCCGGAATATATTCAAAAGCTATTCGGCATTAAATCAAATCTAAGTACTCTTATTCCGAATAAAGAACGCTGGAAGAGCATACTGACTAGCGCTGACCAGCTCAAAGACAACGGTAAAGCCCCGGCAGCTCCAGGCATAAAGGCTTCGGGTGAAACCATTACATGGGGCGCACACCCTGAAAAAGATGTGATAGGTTACCGTGTTTATAACGGAGGCAAAAAAGTCGGTACCATAAAAGCCGGCTCCTCCCTTAGCTTTAAAGCTGGAAGCGGCTCAATCCATGTAACAGCCGTTGACATTGCCGGCAGAGAGTCCGCTCCATCCAATGCAGTGGAAATCGGCAAAAAGCCGGAAGAAGAGAAACCTAAAGAAGAAAAGCCTAAGGAAGATAAACCTAAGGAAGATAAGCCTAAGGAAGATAAACCGAAAGATCCGCCAGCCGAAGAAAAGCCCAAGGAAGAAAAACCATCAGAATCCGGTGAAGATGGAGAGACATCAGCTGAAAATGGTTAA
- a CDS encoding GNAT family N-acetyltransferase translates to MEHNKTYNAKELKTANGKLIIEGPITPEKLADYEFHKDLVAFRPPAQQHKALVEIAGLPEGRIIVARDRHTIVGYVTYLYPDPLERWSEGKMDNLIELGAIEVIPAFRGSGTGKNLLKVSMMDDAMEDYIVITTEYYWHWDLKGTGLNVWEYRKIMEKMMNAGGLEWYATDDPEISSHPANCLMARIGKRVDQDSVQQFDRLRFMNRFMY, encoded by the coding sequence ATGGAACATAACAAAACGTATAATGCAAAGGAATTAAAAACAGCCAATGGAAAATTAATCATTGAGGGGCCAATTACACCCGAAAAATTGGCAGATTATGAGTTTCATAAAGATCTTGTCGCTTTCAGGCCGCCGGCTCAGCAGCATAAAGCCCTGGTTGAGATTGCGGGATTGCCTGAGGGCCGAATTATAGTAGCCCGTGACAGACATACCATTGTCGGCTATGTTACTTACTTGTATCCGGATCCCCTTGAACGCTGGTCTGAAGGTAAGATGGATAATTTAATTGAATTGGGTGCCATAGAAGTGATTCCTGCTTTCCGGGGTTCGGGAACAGGCAAGAACCTGCTGAAAGTATCTATGATGGATGATGCTATGGAGGATTATATTGTTATAACGACAGAGTATTATTGGCATTGGGATTTAAAAGGAACTGGCCTGAATGTATGGGAATATCGAAAAATCATGGAAAAGATGATGAATGCAGGCGGTCTTGAATGGTACGCCACAGATGACCCGGAAATCAGTTCTCACCCTGCAAACTGCCTGATGGCCCGAATCGGAAAAAGAGTAGACCAGGATTCTGTCCAGCAATTTGACCGCTTGCGCTTTATGAATCGCTTTATGTATTAA
- the acsA gene encoding acetate--CoA ligase codes for MKVEALPVTQGDFNLKNYNELYANFNWADAEKEFSWKETGRMNMAYEAIDRHAESFRKNKVALYYRDGERNEKYTFKEMKDLSNKAGNALKAYGDVEKGDRVFIFMPRSPELYFAVLGAVKLGAIVGPLFEAFMEGAVRDRLADSEAKVLITTPELLERVPVDQLPALKHVFLVGENIEETGPYVNFNKRMAESSRKLPIEWVDGNDGLILHYTSGSTGKPKGVLHVHNAMIQHYQTAKWVLDLKEEDVYWCTADPGWVTGTSYGIFGPWLTGTSNLVVGGRFNPETWYKMIEEYAVTVWYSAPTAFRMLMGAGDEVVKKFDLSSLRHVLSVGEPLNPEVVRWGTKVFNMRIHDTWWMTETGAQLICNYPCMEIKPGSMGKPIPGVKAAIVDDQGNELPPNRMGNLAIKKGWPSMMHAIWNNEQKYESYFMPGDWYVSGDSAYMDEDGYFWFQGRVDDVIMTSGERVGPFEVESKLIEHPAVAEAGVIGKPDPVRGEIIKAFVALRDGHEPTEELVEEIRQFVKKGLAAHAAPREIEFRDKLPKTRSGKIMRRVLKAWELDLPTGDLSTMED; via the coding sequence ATGAAAGTGGAAGCGCTGCCAGTAACACAAGGGGACTTCAATTTAAAAAATTATAATGAACTTTATGCAAATTTCAACTGGGCTGATGCGGAAAAAGAATTTTCCTGGAAAGAAACCGGCCGCATGAATATGGCCTATGAGGCTATTGACCGTCATGCGGAATCTTTCAGAAAAAATAAGGTTGCCCTTTATTATCGCGATGGGGAGAGAAATGAGAAGTATACTTTTAAAGAAATGAAGGATCTATCCAATAAAGCGGGAAATGCATTAAAAGCATATGGCGATGTTGAAAAAGGCGACCGGGTGTTCATCTTTATGCCGCGTTCTCCTGAGCTCTATTTTGCCGTATTGGGGGCTGTTAAACTGGGGGCTATAGTGGGTCCTCTATTTGAAGCTTTCATGGAAGGTGCGGTCCGTGACAGACTTGCTGACAGTGAAGCAAAAGTCCTGATTACAACACCTGAGCTTTTGGAACGGGTGCCTGTTGACCAGCTGCCTGCTTTAAAGCATGTATTCCTTGTTGGGGAAAATATAGAGGAAACCGGGCCATATGTCAATTTTAATAAAAGAATGGCTGAATCCAGCAGGAAGCTCCCAATTGAATGGGTTGACGGAAACGATGGGCTTATTTTGCATTATACATCCGGTTCAACAGGAAAGCCAAAAGGGGTGCTGCATGTACATAATGCAATGATTCAGCATTACCAGACAGCTAAATGGGTGCTGGACTTAAAAGAAGAAGATGTATATTGGTGCACTGCTGATCCAGGATGGGTAACCGGTACTTCATATGGTATTTTCGGCCCGTGGCTGACAGGGACTTCAAACCTTGTGGTCGGGGGCAGGTTCAATCCGGAGACTTGGTATAAAATGATTGAGGAGTATGCCGTTACAGTTTGGTATAGTGCTCCGACTGCATTCCGCATGCTGATGGGAGCGGGCGATGAAGTGGTGAAAAAATTTGATTTAAGCTCCCTTCGCCATGTCCTCAGTGTGGGTGAACCGCTAAATCCTGAAGTTGTCAGATGGGGTACAAAAGTCTTTAACATGCGCATCCATGATACATGGTGGATGACTGAAACAGGTGCACAGCTCATCTGCAATTATCCTTGCATGGAAATAAAGCCGGGATCCATGGGTAAGCCGATTCCGGGTGTAAAAGCAGCCATTGTCGATGATCAGGGAAATGAACTGCCGCCTAACCGTATGGGCAACCTTGCGATTAAAAAGGGCTGGCCTTCCATGATGCATGCCATCTGGAATAACGAGCAAAAATATGAATCTTATTTTATGCCTGGTGATTGGTATGTTTCCGGAGATTCCGCTTATATGGATGAAGATGGATACTTCTGGTTCCAGGGCCGTGTAGATGATGTTATCATGACATCTGGCGAACGTGTAGGGCCGTTTGAAGTAGAGAGTAAACTGATCGAACATCCTGCGGTTGCAGAAGCTGGGGTTATCGGCAAGCCGGATCCTGTCCGCGGAGAAATTATTAAAGCGTTTGTTGCTTTACGGGATGGGCATGAACCAACTGAGGAATTAGTGGAAGAAATTCGCCAATTCGTTAAGAAGGGCCTTGCTGCCCACGCTGCTCCGCGTGAAATCGAATTCCGCGACAAGCTTCCAAAAACCCGCAGCGGCAAAATCATGCGCCGTGTGCTTAAGGCATGGGAACTGGATCTCCCAACCGGTGATCTGTCTACAATGGAAGATTAA